In Acidimicrobiales bacterium, the following proteins share a genomic window:
- the pknB gene encoding Stk1 family PASTA domain-containing Ser/Thr kinase, producing the protein MTSPPLPLYGSRYALGEQIARGGTAQVFAARDQLLDRPVAVKVLFPELSSDHSFVERFRREAQAAANLSHQNIVPVFDWGEADSTYYIVMELVDGEPLSSIIRSQGPLDPVQAASIASDIARALAYAHRHGVVHRDVKPGNVLITADGQVKVTDFGIARAMGSDEQVTQTGLVMGTATYFSPEQAQGLEVDGRSDVYSLGVVLYEMVTGRPPFTGENPVAIAYQHVREEPPAPRSLNPAVPVALDAIIRQAMAKLPAERYRSADELRADLDRFVRGQTVLAAPPDAPATVAIPRQVPAARGTVDRYDTDRGRSTTPWWVAAGAALTLAIAAVVYFGGRSLGWFGAAAYVRVPHVVGMARASAEATLRASGLRYRVDVVAGSATDAGRVLRQRPDAPATARQGSQVLLEVAGPAPVRPLPPLVGLTVAQAEVQLRAAGFTAAPKVVYVPATSADQRQLTVISQSPASGSTARVDTVITLDVVKGTKLVTVPNLTGDSPAQAGAALATAGLNVAAQLNPVFSPTVPAGEVVSTSPPAGASVASGTTVTLNVSNAVTVPNVVSLSLQEAESQLSAAGLNYRVAEVPAPATDQVGLVTNQSPLPGKVVRPLATVTIFVGVASSTGTSPGTGSTGPPPPGNSGGAPGQG; encoded by the coding sequence ATGACCTCGCCCCCCCTCCCCCTCTACGGCAGCCGCTACGCGCTGGGAGAGCAGATCGCGCGGGGGGGCACCGCCCAGGTCTTCGCGGCTCGCGACCAGCTGCTCGACCGGCCGGTCGCGGTGAAGGTCCTCTTCCCGGAGCTGTCCTCGGACCACTCCTTCGTCGAGCGCTTCCGCCGCGAGGCGCAGGCGGCGGCGAACTTGTCGCACCAGAACATCGTCCCCGTCTTCGACTGGGGCGAGGCGGACTCCACCTACTACATCGTGATGGAGCTCGTCGACGGCGAGCCGCTGTCGTCCATCATCCGCTCCCAGGGGCCCCTCGACCCCGTCCAGGCCGCCTCCATCGCGTCGGACATCGCCCGCGCCCTCGCCTACGCCCACCGCCACGGCGTCGTCCACCGCGACGTCAAGCCGGGCAACGTCCTCATCACCGCGGACGGCCAGGTCAAGGTGACCGACTTCGGGATCGCCCGGGCGATGGGCTCGGACGAGCAGGTCACCCAGACCGGCCTCGTCATGGGCACGGCCACGTACTTCTCCCCCGAGCAGGCCCAGGGCCTCGAGGTGGACGGCCGCAGCGACGTCTACTCCCTCGGCGTCGTCCTCTACGAGATGGTCACCGGCCGACCGCCCTTCACCGGCGAGAACCCCGTCGCCATCGCCTACCAGCACGTGCGCGAGGAGCCGCCCGCGCCCCGCTCGCTCAACCCGGCCGTCCCCGTCGCCCTCGACGCCATCATCCGCCAGGCGATGGCGAAGCTCCCCGCCGAGCGCTACCGCTCCGCCGACGAGCTGCGCGCCGACCTCGATCGCTTCGTGCGCGGCCAGACGGTGCTCGCCGCCCCTCCCGACGCGCCCGCCACGGTTGCGATCCCCCGCCAGGTGCCGGCGGCGAGGGGCACCGTCGACCGGTACGACACCGATCGCGGCCGCTCGACGACGCCGTGGTGGGTCGCGGCGGGTGCCGCCCTCACGCTCGCGATCGCCGCCGTCGTCTACTTCGGCGGGCGCTCGCTCGGCTGGTTCGGCGCCGCGGCCTACGTGCGGGTGCCCCACGTCGTCGGGATGGCGCGCGCCAGCGCCGAGGCGACGCTGCGCGCCAGCGGCTTGCGCTACCGGGTCGACGTCGTCGCCGGCAGCGCCACGGACGCCGGTCGGGTCCTGCGCCAGCGGCCCGACGCCCCCGCGACCGCGCGGCAGGGCTCGCAGGTGCTCCTCGAGGTCGCCGGGCCGGCGCCGGTGCGCCCGCTGCCCCCCCTCGTCGGCCTCACCGTCGCCCAGGCCGAGGTCCAGCTGCGCGCCGCCGGCTTCACGGCGGCCCCGAAGGTCGTCTACGTCCCCGCGACGAGCGCCGACCAGCGCCAGCTGACCGTGATCAGCCAGAGCCCGGCGAGCGGCTCGACGGCACGGGTCGACACGGTCATCACCCTCGACGTCGTGAAGGGCACGAAGCTCGTCACCGTGCCGAACCTCACCGGCGACAGCCCGGCGCAGGCCGGCGCCGCGCTCGCGACCGCCGGGCTGAACGTTGCCGCGCAGCTGAACCCGGTCTTCTCCCCGACCGTCCCCGCCGGCGAGGTCGTGAGCACGAGCCCGCCGGCCGGGGCGTCGGTCGCCTCGGGGACGACGGTGACCCTCAACGTGTCGAACGCCGTCACCGTCCCCAACGTCGTCTCCCTCAGCCTCCAGGAGGCGGAGTCGCAGCTCTCGGCGGCGGGCCTCAACTACCGGGTGGCCGAGGTCCCGGCGCCCGCCACCGACCAGGTCGGCCTCGTCACGAACCAGTCGCCGCTGCCGGGCAAGGTCGTCCGCCCCCTCGCCACGGTGACGATCTTCGTCGGGGTCGCGAGCTCGACCGGCACGAGCCCGGGCACCGGCAGCACCGGCCCGCCCCCGCCGGGTAACAGCGGCGGCGCCCCCGGCCAGGGCTGA
- a CDS encoding penicillin-binding transpeptidase domain-containing protein → MDRRIKLLAAVLVACFGLLFLQLNNLQVRQASALRSSPYAPREPGNSDPFTQPRGDILSADGVVLAYSTPTKDGYGELRRYPEGPLFADITGRYDVVDSAATGLEAYYDRYLRPHPSPSGSLSQLLTEHVGTDSIILTVSSTLQHVAEQALAPYPQGAVVAIDPRTGAILALYGKPTYDPNRFASHDPKAVHRYYESLNPTSGTSPLIDFPVAQTIAPGSTFKVVTTSALFDHARRYLTQVFPQQSALSLPETNLQLHNYAGEVCGGDLAEVLAVSCDTAYARLGLEIGAENLAREAQAFGFNQVPPIDLPAGEVAPSYFPPASSFAQNLPGVAYSAIGQENVRETALEDALVVAAIGDGGVIMAPHLLSKVIDDQGHVVASYHPHPWRRATSAATADAVRRLMLGVTAPGGTAAGVFPPGLAVAAKTGTAETGSYGCSSTWLVATAPAGAGETPRVAVAAVVPSTAGIGCSETGAQVAGPIVAKVLTAALALP, encoded by the coding sequence GTGGACCGGCGCATCAAGCTCCTCGCCGCCGTCTTGGTGGCCTGCTTCGGGCTCCTCTTCCTCCAGCTCAACAACCTCCAGGTGCGCCAGGCGAGCGCGCTGCGCTCCTCGCCGTACGCGCCGAGGGAGCCCGGCAACAGCGACCCGTTCACCCAGCCGCGCGGCGACATCCTGAGCGCGGACGGCGTCGTTCTCGCCTACTCGACGCCGACGAAGGACGGCTACGGGGAGCTGCGCCGATACCCCGAGGGGCCCCTCTTCGCCGACATCACCGGCCGCTACGACGTCGTCGACTCGGCCGCCACCGGCCTCGAGGCCTACTACGACCGCTACCTCCGCCCGCACCCGAGCCCGTCGGGCAGCCTGAGCCAGCTGCTCACCGAGCACGTCGGGACGGACTCCATCATCCTCACGGTCTCGTCGACGCTGCAGCACGTCGCCGAGCAGGCCCTCGCCCCCTACCCCCAGGGCGCCGTCGTGGCGATCGACCCGCGCACCGGCGCCATCCTCGCCCTCTACGGCAAGCCGACCTACGACCCGAACCGCTTCGCCTCGCACGACCCGAAGGCGGTCCACCGCTACTACGAGTCGCTGAACCCGACGAGCGGGACCTCGCCGCTCATCGACTTCCCCGTCGCCCAGACGATCGCGCCCGGCTCGACCTTCAAGGTCGTGACGACCTCGGCGCTGTTCGACCACGCGCGCCGGTACCTCACGCAGGTCTTCCCCCAGCAGTCCGCGCTCAGCCTCCCGGAGACGAACCTGCAGCTGCACAACTACGCCGGCGAGGTCTGCGGCGGGGATCTGGCAGAGGTCCTGGCGGTCTCCTGCGACACGGCCTACGCGCGCCTCGGGCTCGAGATCGGGGCCGAGAACCTCGCACGCGAGGCGCAGGCCTTCGGCTTCAACCAGGTCCCGCCGATCGACCTGCCGGCGGGGGAGGTCGCCCCCTCCTACTTCCCGCCCGCCTCGAGCTTCGCCCAGAACCTGCCGGGCGTCGCCTACTCGGCCATCGGCCAGGAGAACGTGCGCGAGACCGCCCTCGAGGACGCGCTCGTCGTGGCAGCGATCGGCGACGGCGGGGTGATCATGGCCCCGCACCTGCTCTCGAAGGTGATCGACGACCAGGGCCACGTCGTCGCCAGCTACCACCCCCACCCGTGGCGGCGGGCCACCTCGGCGGCGACGGCCGACGCGGTGCGCCGCCTGATGCTCGGCGTGACCGCTCCGGGGGGCACGGCGGCGGGGGTCTTCCCGCCGGGCCTCGCCGTCGCGGCGAAGACCGGCACCGCCGAGACCGGCTCCTACGGGTGCTCGTCCACCTGGCTCGTCGCCACGGCGCCTGCCGGCGCCGGGGAGACGCCGCGGGTCGCGGTCGCCGCCGTCGTCCCCTCGACCGCCGGGATCGGCTGCAGCGAGACCGGCGCGCAGGTCGCCGGTCCGATCGTCGCCAAGGTGCTCACCGCGGCGCTGGCGCTGCCGTGA
- a CDS encoding Stp1/IreP family PP2C-type Ser/Thr phosphatase, which translates to MTTLVAAWESDVGRVRSTNQDCALVDGNLLAVADGMGGHAAGEVAARVAVDALRAAFDGRRGLAGLVAATEQANREILERSAAVANLRGMGTTLTAAAIVPSPHGDRIAVVNVGDSRAYLFEHGRLRRLTEDHSVVEEMLRQGELTPAQAAAHPHRHILTRALGIDPDVEVDSWLVDARPPSRLLLCSDGLTNECSEDEIAQVLATTRDPAATAHELVRRALEHGGSDNVTVVVADVVADGGPGRDPARTATRRPPAAGASAPELPGSPAGVGPTGPVPELRGARRAGGRRRSAGERLVTARVVLFLLLLAGVLGGAAGFVVWFDRATYFVGLRGDRVAIFEGRPGGLLWMRPTVVEETSLTAAQVFPPTLPLLRAGILESSFGTARQVVANLAARRFLAPAPGSATATPASAAPTSAGGSTVGRTR; encoded by the coding sequence GTGACCACGCTCGTCGCAGCCTGGGAGAGCGACGTCGGGCGGGTCCGCTCGACGAACCAGGACTGCGCCCTGGTCGACGGCAACCTCCTCGCCGTGGCCGACGGCATGGGCGGCCACGCCGCCGGGGAGGTCGCTGCCCGGGTCGCCGTCGACGCCCTGCGCGCCGCCTTCGACGGCCGACGCGGCCTCGCCGGACTCGTCGCGGCGACCGAGCAGGCGAACCGCGAGATCCTCGAACGGAGCGCGGCGGTAGCGAACCTGCGGGGGATGGGCACGACGCTCACGGCGGCGGCGATCGTCCCGAGCCCGCACGGCGACCGGATCGCCGTCGTCAACGTGGGCGACTCACGCGCGTACCTGTTCGAGCACGGCAGGCTGAGGCGCCTGACCGAGGACCACAGCGTCGTCGAGGAGATGCTGCGCCAGGGCGAGCTCACCCCTGCCCAGGCGGCGGCGCACCCGCACCGCCACATCCTCACCCGAGCGCTCGGTATCGATCCCGACGTCGAGGTCGACTCCTGGCTCGTCGACGCGAGGCCTCCGTCCCGTCTCCTGCTGTGCAGCGACGGCCTCACGAACGAGTGCAGCGAGGACGAGATCGCCCAGGTCCTGGCGACGACGCGTGACCCCGCGGCGACGGCCCACGAGCTCGTCCGCCGGGCCCTCGAGCACGGCGGCAGCGACAACGTGACGGTCGTCGTCGCCGACGTCGTCGCGGACGGCGGCCCGGGCCGTGACCCCGCGAGGACCGCCACCCGACGGCCGCCCGCGGCGGGTGCGAGCGCCCCCGAGCTGCCCGGCTCGCCGGCCGGGGTGGGCCCGACCGGCCCCGTGCCGGAGCTGCGCGGCGCCCGGCGGGCCGGTGGCCGCCGCAGGAGCGCGGGCGAGCGACTGGTCACCGCCCGCGTCGTGCTCTTCCTCCTCCTCCTGGCCGGGGTGCTCGGCGGCGCGGCCGGCTTCGTCGTCTGGTTCGACCGCGCGACCTACTTCGTCGGACTGCGGGGGGACCGCGTCGCCATCTTCGAGGGCCGCCCGGGCGGCCTCCTGTGGATGCGCCCGACCGTCGTCGAGGAGACGTCGCTCACGGCCGCGCAGGTGTTCCCGCCGACGCTGCCGCTGCTGCGCGCGGGCATCCTCGAGTCCTCCTTCGGCACGGCCCGCCAGGTCGTCGCCAACCTCGCCGCCCGCCGCTTCCTCGCGCCGGCGCCGGGATCGGCGACGGCCACGCCCGCGTCGGCGGCGCCGACGAGCGCCGGGGGCAGCACCGTGGGGAGGACCCGGTAG
- a CDS encoding FHA domain-containing protein, whose translation MSHGLLEILRYFFLALVWLFFIYAARMVVVEVRRGRDQAPAESLPGRDRPRAERHGGLKLRVVQPRRWRGRTFELDGEVTLGRSPGCVVALEEDTFVSAVHARVYAADGECYIEDLGSTNGTFHNGEPVHGPTPLRRGDRVTVGRTVLEVTR comes from the coding sequence ATGTCTCACGGCCTGCTCGAGATCCTGCGCTACTTCTTCCTCGCCCTGGTCTGGCTCTTCTTCATCTACGCGGCACGCATGGTGGTCGTCGAGGTCCGGCGCGGACGCGACCAGGCCCCGGCCGAGTCGCTCCCCGGTCGCGACCGCCCGCGCGCCGAGCGCCACGGGGGCCTCAAGCTTCGCGTCGTGCAGCCCCGCAGGTGGCGTGGCCGCACCTTCGAGCTCGACGGGGAGGTCACCCTCGGCCGCTCGCCCGGCTGCGTCGTCGCCCTCGAGGAGGACACCTTCGTCTCGGCGGTGCACGCGCGCGTCTACGCCGCCGACGGCGAGTGCTACATCGAGGACCTCGGGTCGACGAACGGCACCTTCCACAACGGCGAGCCGGTGCACGGCCCGACGCCACTGCGACGGGGCGACCGGGTGACGGTGGGCCGGACCGTGCTCGAGGTCACCCGATGA
- a CDS encoding DUF3662 and FHA domain-containing protein translates to MGLQQFEQRLERLVEGAFAKAFRGELQPVELGRRLTREMDLLRAVSIRGLIAPNVFRIELSREDYERFGGFVDVLERELADAARDHARSEGYLFLGQVSVEITPSDEVAKSTFVISGEVVETEDDTVGWMVLPDGRRVAVTGEPLLIGRLPECGVALADPNVSRRHAQVQREGDAVVLTDLGSTNGTRVNGAPTRRHRLADGDVITVGVTSLRFEAN, encoded by the coding sequence ATGGGACTCCAGCAGTTCGAGCAGCGGCTCGAGCGACTGGTCGAGGGGGCCTTCGCGAAGGCTTTCCGGGGCGAGCTGCAGCCCGTCGAGCTCGGTCGGCGCCTCACACGCGAGATGGACCTGCTCCGGGCCGTCTCGATCAGGGGTCTCATCGCGCCGAACGTGTTCCGGATCGAGCTGTCACGGGAGGACTACGAGCGCTTCGGCGGCTTCGTCGACGTACTCGAGCGGGAGCTCGCCGATGCCGCCCGCGACCACGCCCGCTCCGAGGGCTACCTCTTCCTCGGCCAGGTCTCGGTGGAGATCACACCCAGCGACGAGGTCGCCAAGAGCACCTTCGTGATCAGCGGCGAGGTCGTCGAGACCGAGGACGACACCGTGGGCTGGATGGTCCTGCCCGATGGCCGCCGCGTCGCCGTGACCGGCGAACCGCTGCTCATCGGGCGCCTCCCCGAGTGCGGGGTCGCCCTCGCCGACCCGAACGTCTCCCGGCGCCACGCCCAGGTCCAGCGCGAGGGGGACGCGGTCGTCCTGACAGATCTCGGCTCGACGAACGGGACACGGGTCAACGGAGCGCCGACGCGCCGCCACCGCCTGGCGGACGGGGACGTCATCACGGTCGGGGTGACGAGCCTGCGCTTCGAGGCGAACTAG